A segment of the Serratia fonticola genome:
CGCAAAATTGAAACGTGGGCGTTGCTGCATGGCGTGCAGGATATGGTTGGCCACCTTCTGGTTGAGATGTTCCGCGCTGGGGCATAATTCTATTTTCACTAATCACTTCCTGTTGGTCAGTGGCTCCGGAGCAAAAAAAAACCTAATCCCTTAAGCACTCCCAAGGCCATCGCCAGGAAGCGTTAAAAAATTAGGTTTTGCCTGCCGAAGCAGTAACAATCCTTTTGATTGCCAGATAACCCTATCACACCGAAAACGAGCAAAATGTGAACTTGGTGGCACACCGGCAATCAGGTCACTACCGACGTTATGGCTGGGCTTTTGTCTTTATTTGCCGCGCGTCAGTTTTTCAAGGTCGGACTCGATTTCGGCAATCTTGTTAGAGACCACGCCTTCCAGGTGACGCAGATCATCCAGAATTTTACGTTTCAGATCTACTTCGACCTGATCGCGTTGACATAGCTGATCCAGCTCGTCGATCACGTAACGCAGATTCGGGTTGATCTCATGGATCTCTTTGTAACCCTGGCCTGCATTGTCGGCGACGACGGTTTTACGCTGGCGGGGGTATTTGAACTTCACGCTTTTGGCAAAGAACTCGCCTTTATCCTTGCGAAAGTAAATCTTAAGGATGTCGTTATTGGCCTCCTGACGCAGGCTATAGCGATCGATATCTTCCGGTTGACTGATTCCCAAACTCTTCAGATTGTCATACATAGTCACGCCACCTTTTTTAATTTATATCCATCGTCTTTCGAACTGGCCGCCAGAGACTGTGACGGTTTGCGTAATAAAGGCAAAAAAATGGCGGGTTCTTCACCCGCTATATTCAAGCGACTTCGAGATGCAGAAAGGCGGCAAGCTCAAGGATCCCCAGTCGCATCGATAACGCGGTGACTGGGGGAGCGAGTTCGGCCAACACCCCTGCATCCCGAAGGGCAGTATATTCAATATTAGTCGATGGTGCGTAATAACTCATTAATCCCGACTTTACCGCGCGTTTTGGCGTCGACTTTCTTGACGATCACCGCACAATACAGGCTGTAAGTACCGTCTTTGGACGGCAGGTTGCCAGAAACCACCACAGAACCGGCAGGTACGCGGCCATAGTGCACTTCACCGGTTTCACGATCGTAAATGCGGGTACTTTGGCCCAGGTAAACGCCCATGGAGATCACGGAACCTTCTTCAACGATCACGCCTTCAACCACTTCTGAACGCGCGCCGATAAAGCAGTTGTCCTCAATAATGGTTGGGTTGGCCTGCAATGGTTCCAGAACGCCACCAATGCCAACACCGCCAGACAGGTGAACGTTCTTACCGATCTGCGCACAAGAACCGACGGTGGCCCAGGTATCGACCATGGTGCCTTCATCCACATAGGCACCGATGTTGACGTAGGAAGGCATCAGTACCGTATTACGTGCAATGAATGCGCCTTGGCGCACGGTGGCTGGTGGCACCACGCGGAAACCTTCTTTCTGGAAGCGGGCTTCATCGTAGTCAGCGAATTTCATCGGGACTTTGTCGTAATAACGGGTTTCTGCACCGTCCATCACTTTGTTGTCGTTGATGCGGAAAGAAAGCAGCACGGCTTTTTTCAGCCACTGATGCGTTACCCACTGACCGTCGATCTTCTCGGCAACGCGCAGCGCGCCGCTGTCCAGCAGGGCGATCACCTGGTTTACCGCTTCACGCGTTACGGTGTCTACGTTAGCCGGGGTCATCTCTGCACGGCGTTCGAAGGCGTTTTCAATAACGTTTTGTAATTGCTGCATTCTGTTCTCTGTCCTGGTTTTATTAACGAAAAGTTACTTGTATACCTTGAATAATTCGAGTTGCAGGGCAAAAACGTCATGCGTTTTTGAACCGCACTTGTGCTGGCCCCGGAGGAGCAAGGCCCAGACGTGGGCCAATTAACCGAGTGCAATCAACACACCTGCAACTTGAAGTATGACGGCAGTATCACATTTTATCGGTTGGATTGAGTGCCTCTGTCAACCGTTGTTCCAATTTTCTGCGCGTTTCCGGATTTAAGGCTCGTCGATCGCTATCAGCCAGAATGAACAAATCCTCAACGCGCTCGCCAATAGTGGAAATGCGCGCGCCATGCAGCGATAGGCCCAGATCGGCGAAGACTTCCCCAACTCGTGCCAACAGACCGGGCTGATCGAGAGCGATCAGTTCCAGATAACTACGGCGATCGGTGTGGGTAGGTAAGAAGCT
Coding sequences within it:
- a CDS encoding DUF3461 family protein, which encodes MYDNLKSLGISQPEDIDRYSLRQEANNDILKIYFRKDKGEFFAKSVKFKYPRQRKTVVADNAGQGYKEIHEINPNLRYVIDELDQLCQRDQVEVDLKRKILDDLRHLEGVVSNKIAEIESDLEKLTRGK
- the dapD gene encoding 2,3,4,5-tetrahydropyridine-2,6-dicarboxylate N-succinyltransferase; the protein is MQQLQNVIENAFERRAEMTPANVDTVTREAVNQVIALLDSGALRVAEKIDGQWVTHQWLKKAVLLSFRINDNKVMDGAETRYYDKVPMKFADYDEARFQKEGFRVVPPATVRQGAFIARNTVLMPSYVNIGAYVDEGTMVDTWATVGSCAQIGKNVHLSGGVGIGGVLEPLQANPTIIEDNCFIGARSEVVEGVIVEEGSVISMGVYLGQSTRIYDRETGEVHYGRVPAGSVVVSGNLPSKDGTYSLYCAVIVKKVDAKTRGKVGINELLRTID